CCTCTCTTTTGATACTCAGGCAACCATTAGTAAAGCAAGACATCTCATCGCACTTTATGAGTCTCACGGCATTGATCGAAAACGCGTCTTAATTAAGCTGGCTGGGACATGGGAAGGTATTCAGGCAGCCAAGGCTTTAGAGGCCGACGGCATTCATTGCAATATGACACTGCTTTTCTCTTTGGTACAAGCTGCAGCCTGTGGTGCAGTCAATGCGAAATTGATTTCACCATTTGTAGGACGCATTACCGATTGGCACAAAGCCAAACTCGGTAGCAATTGGAGTGATGTCAATAATGGCGGTGCAAATGATCCGGGTGTCACATCCGTCAAACGCATCTTTCATTACTACAAGCATTTTGGTATCGCTACTGAAATCATGGGCGCCAGCTTTCGCAACACCAGTCAAATCCTAGAGCTAGCTGGATGTGACTTACTAACCATCAGCCCAGAGCTTTTGGGCGATCTTCAAAAAAGCGTGGTGGTAGTTGAGAAAAAACTCAATGCTAGCAATGCGGCGAGCGCACTGGCTGACGAAAATATCTCAGCCCTTAAGTTGGATGAATCTAGCTTTAGATTGCAATTGAATAATGATGCGATGGCTACTGAAAAGTTAGCCGAAGGAATACGCAATTTCTGCATCGATACTGAAAAGCTAGAAACGCTTTTAAGTAAGTAATTTTTTAGATCGGCCTATTGAGGAGTCAACATGATTATTCATTGCCCGCATTGCAATAAAGGAAATCGCGTTCCCGCTGAAAAACTCAATCAGACACCAGTTTGTGGCGCCTGCAAACAGGAACTTCTTTCTCTACCGATCAATGCTACTGCCGCAAACTTTAGCGAGCTGGTGACTCAGTCAACGATGCCGGTCATAGTGGATTTCTGGGCGCCATGGTGTGGACCATGCAAGATGTTTGGTCCGACCTTTCAGTCCAGCGCCGTTAGTCATGCAAATCAAGTCTTGTTTGTGAAAGTGAATACTGAAGCAGAACAACTGCTAGGGTCACAGTGGAATATCCGCTCCATACCAACGCTTGCAGGATTTAAAAAAGGCAAAGAAGTACATCGCGTTAGTGGCGCACTACCTCCAGCCCAGCTTGAGCAATTTGTACAGCAATTACTTGCTTAATCAACGCCAGATTACTTCTTTGCGGTACTGATACCTAAGACGCTGTAAGCCGGACAATTTCCTATCATCCCCGTAAGCAAGGGGATGATGCCAATCCAAGCCCATGGGCCAGTAATTGCAAAACCTGCGAGACCCATTAAGGTAACGCCTACAGTCATCCGCAGAACGCGGTCAGTGTGTCCGATATTGCATTTCATGGAAACCTCCTGAGAAAACGGATAGATTGACTGATTATTGAGACTCCTTAGCCAAACGCTGCCTTAGCGCCTCATACAAGCATACGCCACTTGCTACAGAAACATTCAGGCTCTCAACAACACCCTTCATTGGGATACGAACCAATTCATCGCATGTCTCGCGCGTTAAACGGCGCATACCCTCGCCCTCTGCACCCATGACTAGGCCAATTGGACCAGTGAGATCGAGATCATAAATAGATTTTTCGGCCTCATCGTCAGTGCCAATCAACCAAACACCCGCTTCTTGCATTTCTTTCATGCTACGAACTAAATTGGTCACAGTAATAACCGGCATGACTTCAGAAGCACCGCTGGATACCTTGCTTACAGTTGCATTGATCGATGCTGAACGATCTTTAGGGATAACTACCGCATCGACACCCGCACCATCAGCAACGCGCAAACATGCACCAAAGTTATGGGGGTCAGTAACACCATCCAAGACCAAGAACATCACCTTGCTTTGATTGCTCTCCGCATCCTCAACTACCTCGGTAATAGTACGAGCAATCGTCATCTTCTCTGCTAGAGCAACTACACCCTGATGACGATCATGGCCAGCGAGTTTATGAAGGCGCTCAGCATCAGCCGCATGTAGTCTTTCGCCCAATATCTCTTCGGCCTGCTTAAGAAAATCACCCATGCGGCGATCACGACGACTAGGGTCAAAATATACTGACTTTAGACTTGCTGCATCTACCCGTAAGCGCGCTTGTACCGCATGAAAACCGACTAATATTTGCTTCATCTTTGCTGATCTCTATCCTTTATTACTGCTTATTTACGACGCGCCTTAGTGCTGCGAACTGGTGGCTTAGTACCAGCAGGCTTGCCAGCTGGCCTTGATGGCTTCCCAGACTTAGCAACCTTACTTGCAGTTCGTCCAGCTTGATTCTTCGGCTGATTAGCACCAAGACTTCCGGCAGACTTGGCAGCATTCACATTGATGCCAGAATGCTTCTGAGGCTCTTTGCTGCCAGGGCGACCTTTCCTCGGCGACGCTTTTTTATTTGGCCTACCAGCATCGCTAGCCAAGATAATTTGACGGCGGTTGGTAGTCCCCCCTGGCTCCAAGCCCACAGACTTGACCAGACTAAATTCAATCTTGCGGGCATCAAGGTCAACGCGACTGACCAAGACATGGACCCGATCACCTAAGCGATAACGAATACCCGTTCTCTCGCCACGCAGCTCTTGGCGCGCTTC
The window above is part of the beta proteobacterium CB genome. Proteins encoded here:
- a CDS encoding Thioredoxin; the protein is MIIHCPHCNKGNRVPAEKLNQTPVCGACKQELLSLPINATAANFSELVTQSTMPVIVDFWAPWCGPCKMFGPTFQSSAVSHANQVLFVKVNTEAEQLLGSQWNIRSIPTLAGFKKGKEVHRVSGALPPAQLEQFVQQLLA
- a CDS encoding transaldolase B, which encodes MTSSATALSQLKQLTTVVADTGDFERMQEYQPQDATTNPSLILKAAQQANYQALVNQVKSAHPSMKPADLVDHILVAFGLEILKIVPGRVSTEVDARLSFDTQATISKARHLIALYESHGIDRKRVLIKLAGTWEGIQAAKALEADGIHCNMTLLFSLVQAAACGAVNAKLISPFVGRITDWHKAKLGSNWSDVNNGGANDPGVTSVKRIFHYYKHFGIATEIMGASFRNTSQILELAGCDLLTISPELLGDLQKSVVVVEKKLNASNAASALADENISALKLDESSFRLQLNNDAMATEKLAEGIRNFCIDTEKLETLLSK
- a CDS encoding RNA methyltransferase, whose protein sequence is MKQILVGFHAVQARLRVDAASLKSVYFDPSRRDRRMGDFLKQAEEILGERLHAADAERLHKLAGHDRHQGVVALAEKMTIARTITEVVEDAESNQSKVMFLVLDGVTDPHNFGACLRVADGAGVDAVVIPKDRSASINATVSKVSSGASEVMPVITVTNLVRSMKEMQEAGVWLIGTDDEAEKSIYDLDLTGPIGLVMGAEGEGMRRLTRETCDELVRIPMKGVVESLNVSVASGVCLYEALRQRLAKESQ